AAATCAAGCCCGCATTGGCAAGCAAGTCCTCGACACTGCACGGAGTGCGATAAGTCCAGTTCTTGCCACCGACCGTTCCCGGAATGTTGACGCGTTCTTCCTTCGGGTCGCAATCAGAAAGCGAAGCCGAAAGTGCAAAGTAGTCCTGGATCGGCGGGATGCAGAACAAACTATTTGCAGTAAACACATGCGACAAAATGTCGTGCACCACCGGCGGCGTAAGCTTTTCAGGAGCAACACCCGGCAAGCCCGCATGAGACCAGTAGAAGCCCTTGTCAAAATCAGGTTCTTCCCAGAGACCGCGCAAGGTCGAAGTGTCGTGGCAGCTCGTTGTGCAAACGGAGAGACGCGGGTATTCATCCATGCTGTAGTACGGAGAATACGGAACATTCCAGTTGCGAGCCCAGCGTTCAATACGCAACGACATGATATCGAGCTTCTTGAGCACGGTCGGCACGCATGGCGGCACAGCGCCAAGATCTTCGGCACAAACGAGCATATCCGTTTCGTTGGCGAGTACAGACAAAAGCTTCATGGCATTCTGTTCCCAGAGTGCGTTCTGAGCCTGTTCATTTTGGCCAATCAAGTCATGCAATTTATCTTGTTCGTTCTGCGGGAGCGTAAAGAGCACCGGCTGGTTGTACCAGTACCAGTACGGGTAGAACGTATTTTCGTCACCCGTCGGGATAAACACGCGGTTCCAGTAAACGCGGAGCATGGAATCCTTGACTTCTTGCGGTTCGTCAAGCGAAAGAATTGCGCGTTCCGACAAGTATTCCGGTTTGATGACAAAGCGGTCGAACTTTCCCGGCAAATTTTCAAAATACAGAGAGATAAGCCTGTCCGTTTCCTTGCCGAGGAACTCGCGCAGCTGGTCCACAGAGAAGTTCGGACGGCGCAAATATTCAAGCGTTTCACGGTAGAAACCCGCATTGCGGAGCACGTCCCATGTAAGCGGGATGGACGGCTGGAAGCGGCCCAAGATACCCGTCGATTCAGATTCAGGAATGGCCCAAATGCGGAAGAATCCGAGCACGTGGTCAATGCGGTAAGCGTGATAGAACTTGCTAGCCTGAGCCAAACGGCGGCGCCACCAACCAAAGTCATCGGCTTCAAGCACGTCCCAACGGTAAGTCGGGAAGCCCCAGTTCTGGCCACCGTAGCTGAACATGTCAGGAGGTGCACCCGCGCGGTCGGCAAGCGAAAAATACTTGCGGTCAAACCACACGTCGGCACTGTCTTCGTTGATGAGGATAGGCACGTCGCCCTTCAAACGGAGCCCAAGTTTGGAGACTTCGTTCACGGCGGCGGTAAACTGACCTTCGGCGGTGTACTGCATCCAGGCCTGGAACAGCACGTCCCTGTAGTTCTTCATCCAAAGCTTGTCGACATCGGCAGCGGAGGGGTTCTGGAACTTTTTCCAGTCTTTCCAGCTAGCTTCG
This is a stretch of genomic DNA from Fibrobacter sp. UWB13. It encodes these proteins:
- a CDS encoding 4-alpha-glucanotransferase, with amino-acid sequence MRYGDLTSFQTGVAVPLFSLHSKHSIGIGEFLDLIPFAQWAKFCGFNIIQLLPVNDTGSESSPYSARSAFALNPVFINVQSVEGATVLEHEIEKAREQFAEIERVDYYRITTWKRAILRKIFDNQYDVLKSSKKLLAWIDKNSWVKSYCVYCTLKAQNNEASWKDWKKFQNPSAADVDKLWMKNYRDVLFQAWMQYTAEGQFTAAVNEVSKLGLRLKGDVPILINEDSADVWFDRKYFSLADRAGAPPDMFSYGGQNWGFPTYRWDVLEADDFGWWRRRLAQASKFYHAYRIDHVLGFFRIWAIPESESTGILGRFQPSIPLTWDVLRNAGFYRETLEYLRRPNFSVDQLREFLGKETDRLISLYFENLPGKFDRFVIKPEYLSERAILSLDEPQEVKDSMLRVYWNRVFIPTGDENTFYPYWYWYNQPVLFTLPQNEQDKLHDLIGQNEQAQNALWEQNAMKLLSVLANETDMLVCAEDLGAVPPCVPTVLKKLDIMSLRIERWARNWNVPYSPYYSMDEYPRLSVCTTSCHDTSTLRGLWEEPDFDKGFYWSHAGLPGVAPEKLTPPVVHDILSHVFTANSLFCIPPIQDYFALSASLSDCDPKEERVNIPGTVGGKNWTYRTPCSVEDLLANAGLISEINKLVEERKSRALWKI